In Nocardioides sp. WS12, the DNA window GGTGCTGGTTCGCATGCAATGCGCGCAGAGAAGCGAGTGGGACGGGGAGCGACCCTGGGGGTCGTCCTCTTGCTGATCGGTGCGATGGCCGCGTTCTTGCTGATCCGCTCGGACAACTCGTCCGACGCGGACGCCTGTGGCGACCCCTCAACGGTCACCGTGGCGGCCGCGCCGGACATCGCGCCGCTCGTCCAGAAGGCCGTGTCCGCCCTGGATGGCTGCGCGACGTACGCCGTGCGCGCGGTGAGCAGTGACCAGGTGGTCTCCACCCTGGTCGCCGACAAGCCCGACGCACCGCAGCTGTGGATTCCCGATTCCGCTCACTGGCCCGCTCAGGTGACGGCCCAGGGTGCGCAGTTGACGCCCCTCGCCGAGGCGGTCGCGACGACGCCCGTGGTGTTGGTTGGCGGCCCGGCGCTCGACGCCCCGGCCTCGTGGCTGGCCGCCTTCCGATCGAGCCGGCTCACCCTGCAGGACCCGCTGTCCACCGGCGTCGGCGCGCTCAGCCTCGCCGCCCTGCGCGCCGAGCAGGCCGCGAGCGGATCGTCGAACGAGCAGATCGCCCAGGTGCTGGTGCCGATGGCGCAGCGCTTCAGCACCACGCGGTTGGCGCCGGGCGCCGACCCGTTCACGTCGGTGAGCGCGAGCTCGGTCGGGTTCGTTCCGGCCACGGAGAGCGCGTACGTCGCCGCGAAGCGGAGCAACCCGATGCTGACCGCGGTGGTTCCCGGAACGGGCACCCTGCTCCAGTCCTATCCGCTGTTGGCCACGACCGGCGCCACGTCCGAGGCGCTCGAGGCAGGGCGTGAGCTCGCGACCTACCTCACCGAGGGCGATGGTCGGTCCCTGGTGGCCGACCATGGCCTGCGCTCCGGAGACGGTACGCCGCAGCCCGGTGGCGCCGGCCTGGGCAAGGTCGCCACGCTGCCCCGGCCCCCGGCGACGGCAGTCTCGGCGGACCTGAGGCAATGGCTGGTGTTGAGCGTTCCGTCGAGCATCCTCGTGGTGATGGACGTGTCCGGCTCGATGGACTTCGCAACTCCCGAGGGCTCGCGCATCGACCTGGCTGTGGAAGCTTCGCGCGCGGCTCTCGCCGCCTTCCAGGACAACGCGCGGATCGGCCTGTGGGCCTTCTCCATCGACCAGGGCGGAAAGGGCACCGACCACCGCGAACTGGTGCCGATGCGCCGGCTGTCCGCGGAGGTCGGGTCGAGCACCCAACGGGCTGCCCTGGCCGGCCAGGTCACCCGGCTGCCCCGCCTGACGACCGGCGGCACCGGCCTCTACGACACAGCGCTCGCGGCGTACCGGAGCGCGGTCGCGGCCTACGACCCGGCGTACTTCAACTCGGTGGTGCTCCTGACCGACGGCGCCAATGACGACCCGGACTCACTCCGCCTTGCCGACCTGTTGACCCAACTCAGGAGTGCATCCAATCCGGCCAAGCCCGTGCGCATCATCGCCGTCGGGATCTCCGATGACGCCGACATGGCGGCGCTGACCAAGATCGCCCAGGCCACGAACGGCGCTGCCTACCCCGTGCAGGACCCGCGCGACATCCTGGCGGTGCTGTCGCAGGCGCTGCTCGGTCGCTGAGCAGCGCCACGGGTGGACTACTCCGTGTCGTAGGCGGCAAGGAGCCGATCGGCCGCGAGGGGCGCGGTCAGGTCTCCGGCGAGTACGGCGGCGCGGACGTCGTCCTGCACCGCCCGGACCGCCTTGCTGTGGCGCAGTCGCTGGGCGAGCTCATCGCGCACCAGTGCCCAGGTGAACTCGAGTTGCTGCTCGGCCCGCTTGCGCGCCAGGCCCTCGACACCGAGGTGGTCGCGGTGCAGCTGGACCTGGTCCCAGACCTCGTCGACACGGTCGCCGGTCAGGCCGGAGCAGGTGACGACGGGCGGCGCCCACTCCCCGTGTCCGCGCACCAGGCGCAGCGCGCCGGCCAGTTCGCGCGCGGCACCACGCGCTTCCATCTCGCGGTCGCCGTCGGCCTTGTTGACCGCGATCACGTCGGCGAGCTCCAGGATGCCCTTCTTGATGCCCTGCAACTGGTCGCCGGTGCGGGCCAGCGTCAGGAACAGGAACGTGTCCACCATGCCTGCGACGGTCACCTCGGACTGACCGACGCCGACGGTCTCGACCAGCACGACGTCGTACCCGGCGGCCTCGAGGACGGCCATCGACTGCGTGGTCGCGCGCGCCACCCCACCCAGGGTGCCCGCCGACGGTGACGGGCGGATGAACGCGTTCGGATCTGCTGCCAGCTGGTTCATCCGGGTCTTGTCGCCGAGGACCGAACCACCGGTCCGCACGCTCGACGGGTCGACCGCGAGTACGCCGACCTTGTGGCCTGCCGCCGTCAGCTGACTGCCGAGCGCCTCGATGAACGTGGACTTGCCGACCCCTGGGACCCCGGAGATCCCCACCCGCATCGCCGACTTGGGGTTTGTCGCCGCCGAGTTGGGGGTTTCCGCCAGTCGAGTCAGCAGTTCGCGCGCTGCCTCGCGGTGCCGGGGCGCCGTTGACTCGACCAGCGTGATGGCGCGGGCCATCTGCGCACGGCTTCCCGAACGGATGCCCTCGAGGAGGGTTTCGACGAGCTCGACCACCAGCGGGTCAGTGGTCCAGGTCGGCGCGCAGCTTCGCCAGCAGGTCCAGCGCCGACTCCGCGATCACCGTGCCGGGGAGGAAGACCGCCGCAGCGCCCATCTCCTTCAGCGTCGGTACGTCGTCGGGCGGGATCACGCCACCGATGACGACCATGATGTCGTCACGGCCCTGCTCGGCCAGCGCGGTCTTCAGCGCCGGGAGCAGGGTGAGGTGGCCCGCGGCCAGCGAGGAGACACCGACGATGTGGACGTCGGCGTCGATCGCCTGCTGCGCAACCTCCTCGGGCGTGGAGAACAGCGGACCCACGTCGACGTCGAAGCCCATGTCGGCAAAGGCCGAGACGATGACCTTCTGACCACGGTCGTGGCCGTCCTGGCCCATCTTCGCGACGAGGATGCGGGGGCGGCGGCCCTCGGCCTCGGCGAACTCGTCGGTGGCGGCGCGGGTCTGCGCGACCAGTGAGTCGCCGGCGCCGTCGTTGGCCAGGTCGGCTTCGTCGCGGTACACGCCGCTGATCGTACGGATCACGGCCTGGTGGCGACCGTAGGTCTTCTCGAGCGCGTCGGAGATCTCGCCAACGGTGGCCTTGTTGCGGGCCGCAGCAACAGCGAGCTCGAGCAGGTTGCCGTCGCCGCTGTCGGCGCTGCGCGTCAGCGCGTGCAGGGCGTCCTCGACGTCCTGGCTGTTGCGCTCGGCGCGGAGGCGCTCGAGCTTGGCGATCTGCTGGCGGTAGACGTCGTCGTTGTCGACCTTGAGGACATCGAGCTTGTCCTCGACGGCCAGGCGGAACGTGTTGACGCCGATGACCTTCTGCGCGCCGGAGTCGATCCGCGCCTGGGTGCGGGCGGCAGCCTCCTCGATGCGCATCTTCGGGATGCCCTGCTCGATCGCGGCGGCCATGCCACCGGCGGCCTCGGCCTCCTGGATGTGCGCCCAGGCGCGCTCGGCGAGGTCGTGGGTGAGCTTCTCGACGTAGTAGGAACCGGCCCACGGGTCGATCGTCTGCGTCGTGCCGCTCTCCTGCTGCAGCAGCAGCTGGGTGTTGCGAGCGATGCGGGCGGAGAAGTCCGTCGGCAGCGCGATCGCCTCGTCGAGGGCGTTGGTGTGCAGCGACTGGGTGTGACCCTGCGTCGCGGCCATCGCCTCGATCGCCGTACGACCGACGTTGTTGAACACGTCCTGCGCGGTGAGCGACCAGCCCGAGGTCTGCGAGTGGGTGCGCAGCGACAGCGACTTCGCGTTCTGCGGGTTGAACTCGCGCACGAGCCGGCTCCACAGTGCGCGGGCCGCACGCATCTTGGCGATCTCCATGTAGAAGTTCATGCCGATTGCCCAGAAGAAGGACAGCCGCGGCGCGAATTCGTCGATGGTGAGGCCCGACTCGAGGCCGGCGCGGATGTACTCGACACCGTCGGCCAGCGTGTAGGCGAGCTCGAGGTCAGCGGTCGCCCCGGCCTCCTGCATGTGATAGCCGGAGATCGAGATCGAGTTGTACCGCGGCATCCGCTGGCTGGTGAACGCGAAGATGTCGGAGATGATCCGCATCGACGGAGCCGGCGGGTAGATGTAGGTGTTGCGGACCATGAACTCCTTGAGGATGTCGTTCTGGATGGTCCCCGAGAGCTGCTCCGGCTTCACCCCCTGCTCCTCGGCCGCGGCGATGTAGAGCGCGAGCACCGGGAGCACCGCACCGTTCATCGTCATCGAGACGCTCATCTGGTCCAGCGGGATGCCTTCGAAGAGCGTGCGGGTGTCGTAGATCGAGTCGATCGCCACACCGGCCATGCCGACGTCGCCGCGCACGCGCGGGTGGTCGGAGTCGTAGCCACGGTGGGTCGCGAGGTCGAAGGCGACCGACAGGCCCTTCTGGCCGGCCGCGAGGTTGCGGCGGTAGAAGGCGTTGGACTCCTCGGCAGTCGAGAAGCCGGCGTACTGCCGGACCGTCCACGGCTGCGTGGTGTACATCGTCGGGTACGGGCCACGCAGGAACGGGCTGAGGCCCGGCCAGGTGTCCAGGGCGTCGAGGCCGGCGAGGTCATCGGGGCCGTAGAACGGCTTGATGTCGATGCCCTCGGGGCTGCGCCACGGGTCGATCCCGGGGGTGCCGTTCGCACCGGCGGTCGCACCGGTCGACGCGAGCGGCTGGTCTCCGAAACTCTTGGGGATGCTCATGCCAACTTCTCCCTCGTGCGGTTCAGGAAGGCCAGGGCGTCGACGCCCATCGCTGCGCTGTCGTCAGCCCAGTCGGTCGCCTTCCCGGCGATGATCACGTGTACGGCGCCCGCCTCGCGCAGCGCGGCAGCGGCTGCGCTGCCCCACTCGGCGTAGGCGTCGTCGGTGCCGGCGAGGCACACGACCGCCTGCTTCCCGAATGCGGCCACGACCTCCTCGACACCTGCGGTCGGTCCGGCAACGTCGACCGCGATTCCACCGGCGGCCAGCAGGTTGCTGACGAAGGTGGCGCGGGCGGTGTGCTGCGCGACCGTGCCGAGCGTGGCCAGGAAGACCGGGCTCGCGGCGGGCGCGTCGCGCAGGGCCTCGAAGGAGGCGCCGTACCGGCGAACCGACGCACCGTCCTCGGACGGGGCACGCTCCGGCAGGACCTCGGCGAGGTTCGGGAACTCGGTCAGGCCGGTGATCGGGCGCTTGCGCGTGACGATCTCGGCTTCACGGCGGGCGACGACGTCCTCGATCCGCACCCGGAAGGCGTCGAGGCCGTCCGTCTCGAGGAGGCCGAGCTCGGCCCAGGCCGCGACGGCGAGGTCGTCGGTCAACTTCTCGACGGCGAAGGCACCACCGGCGGGGTCGGCGACCTTGGCGACGTGCGACTCGTCGATGAGCAGGTGCGACACGTTGCGGGCGATCCGGCGACCGAACAGGTCGGGCTGGCCGACCGGCGTCTCGAACGGCAGGACCGTCACGGCGTCCGCGCCGCCGACACCGGCCGCGAAGGCGGCGACGGTGGTGCGGAGCATGTTCACGTAGGGGTCGTACTTGGTGAGCATCGGCCGGCTGGTGACGGCGTGCTGGCGCTGCTCCACCCCGGTGGTCGAGCCTGTCGAGACCCCGGACAGTTCGAGCACCCGCGCCCAGAGCCGGCGCGCGGCCCGCAGCTTGGCGATGGTCGGGAACTGCTCGTCGGTCGCGGCGTAGCGGAACTCGATCAGGTCCGCGGCGACAGCGGGCTCGATGCCGGCCTCGGCCAGGACCCGAAGGTAGGTGGTGGCGACGAAGATGCTGAAGCCGAGTTCCTGCACGTCGCTGGCGCCGAGGTCGTGGGCGGCAGTGGCGTCGACGACGACCCCGCGGATGCCGCGATCGATCGCCAGCTTCGCGACGGCGACGAGCTGGTCGAAGTCGGCCCGCTCGTTGGTCGAGCCTGTCGAGACCCGCAGCGAGGCGCTGATCGGGTCGACGCCGAGGTTCGTGTCGGGGTGCAGATTCGTGTAGCTGCTGGTCTCGAACGCGTCGAGGAAGGCGGTCGCAACGGCAACGGGGTCACCGGTCGGGTCCAGCACGACGGGGGCGAGGTCGAGCAGCACCTCGTTGAGCAGCGCCGTGAGGTCGGTCTCGGGGCCGGCCTGCACCCACAGGGAGGTGACACCGCCGTCGAGGTCGACGAGTGCCTGCTCGTTGAGCGACTTCGCGTCGGGACCGGCGATCCGGGCGCGGATGTCCCACGCGCCGGCACGCGTCGGGCGCCCACTGGTCTGCACACCCTCGAGGTCGGCCGGCGTTCCGATCGGCGTGATTCCAATGCCGTCCAGCGTCTTCCGGGTCAGCTTGTCCCACACCGCAGTGTCGGGATCCGCGTCGCTGAGCTTGCGGGTCTTGCGGAGAACGGCAGCGGTGGCAGCCTCCCAATCGGCGCGCGTGTGCACGTCCTCGGGCTGCGCCAACGGCAGGGGCGTTTCAGTCACGAGCGACAAGACTATCCGCGACGGCGCACCCGGAGTGCCAGGTGTGACCAATCTCCGGGCTACTGACCGGTAGCGTTGACGGGGTGAAGGTGCGGGATCCGCAGGGCCAGACGTGGCGGGTGACGCGGCGCTGGGTGCCTTGGCGTCCGCGGCGCCGATACCTGGGCCCGCGCCTGTGGGTGGAGTCCGCGGGCAGCATCACCGAGTTCGTGTTCGCCCTCGTCTTCGGGCTGGTCATCTTCCCGATACTGACCTTTGTGTTCCTCTCGGGCGGCGAGATCGTGTTGCTGGGGCTGATCGTCCCGTTCGTGGCGATCGGCCGGATCGCTTTCGGCAAGCACTGGTGGATCGAGGCCCGCGAGGGCTTCACGCCGTTCTGGGAGGAGCAGGCCGGAACGTGGCGCCTCAGTGGCGAGCGGATCCGGAAGGTCGCCGGTGACATCGAGCGTGGCGACCTCCCGCTCCAGAGCCTCGGCACGGAACCGTCCACCGAGGTCATCTGACCGCGAACGGTTCACCCGACGTACACGCGGCGCTCTCGCGACGCTCAGGCCGGCGCCACGTCGCCCATCCAGGGTGGGAACCATGAAGATCGTCCTTGCGACCGAGACCTTCTACCCCGCGGTCGACAGCACCACCACGACACTCAAGGCCACGGCCGACCGTCTCATCGACCAGGGCCACACGGTCCGGATCATTGCCCCGGGCCCCGGCCTGGCGAGCTACCGCGGCTGCGACGTCGTCCGCGTGCGCCCGCTCGAGCCCACCGGCGCGCAGATCCGCGACACCATCGACACGTTCGGGCCCGACCTGGTGCAGGTGCACTCGCCCCGCGCCATCGGCCGCAAGGCGCTCAAGCACGCGGCCCGCGCCGGTGTGCCGACCCTCGCCGTCGAACAGTCCCCCGTGCTCGACCTCGCTGCCGACTACTGGCGCGCCAAGGTCGCCGAGCGTGCGGACCAGGTCCTGGTGACGTCGCCGTGGATGGTCGAGCGCGCCGCCGAACTCGGCATCGAGGCGCAACTGTGGCTGCCCGGCGTCGACCCCGCCGCCTTCACCCCCGCGCTCCGCGACCAGTGGCTGCACGGGTCGTGGTCGAAGGCGAAGTCGAAGGAAGGGCGCCGCGTCGTCGTCGGCTACGTCGGAGGTCTCCACAAGGCTGCCGGAGTACGACGCCTCGTGGACCTCGCCGCGGTTCCCGGCATCCGCCTCGTCGTGATCGGCGGCGGCCCCGAGCGCGAGTGGCTGGCCCGCCGCCTGCCGGATGCCCGCTTCACCGGGCCGCTGGGAGTCGGCGACCTGACGGTGGCCGTGCCGACGCTGGACCTGCTGGTGCACCCCGGTGAGCACGAGACCGACTGCCACGCGTTGCGCGAAGCGGCCTCGGCGGGGGTGCCGGTCGTGGCTCCCCGTGCCGGCGGCGCCCGCCACGTGGTGTCCCACCTGGAGACGGGTGTCCTCTACAACGCCTCGGACGCCCGCGACTTCGCCCGGGCCGTCACGGCAGTCGCCGCCGACCCGCACCGCGGGCTGCTGGGTACCGCTGCGCGCGAGGTGGCGGGTCGTCGTACCTGGACCGATGCGGTGGACGAGCTGATCGGCTCCTTCTACCCGGCGCCCCTGCCCGTCGCCTGAGCAGGACCCTCAGCTCGCGACGATCCCCACCACGAGGTTGATCGTCGTCGCGATGATCGCGGCACCGAACACGTACGAGAACAGGCAGTGCCTCAGCACCACGGCCCGGATCGCTGAACTGGTGACCGCAGTGTCGGAGACCTGGTAGGTCATCCCGAGGTTGTAGCTGAAGTAGAAGAAGTCGCGGAAGGCCGGCGCGTCCGGCGGAGGGTCGGCGTTGAAGTCGATGCCACCGGGCGTCCCGCCGTAGTAGAGGTGGGCGTAGCGGGTCGCGTACATCAGGTGCAGCGACGCCCACGCCAGGAAGACACCCGCCAGCGCCAGGGCGGCCGGGCCACGGCCCGCGTGGTCACCGCCGGACAGCATCAGCATCACGATGCCGGCGAGGCCGGCCAGCGCAGCACCGGCGACCACGAGCTCGGTGGGCACCGGTCGCAGGTCTTCGTGGGTCACATTGACCTTGGTCGTCTCGGCGTCCATTGGCCAAAGCACCAGCCAGCCGACCGCGACGTACGCCGCGCCCGTGACGGCGATCCCGGTCAGGACGCCGATCTCCGCATCGGCAGCCGCCGCAACAGCGCCGGCCACGATCCCTGCCAGCAACGCACCCAGCAACCGCGGCACCGCGGTGGCGACGAGAGGTGGCCGCTTGACCCGAGGCGCCCCGCTCATGAGGACTTCAGTGCCCGGTCGAGTGCCTCGCGGAGTTCGTCGTAGTGCCGCTCCGCGCTGCTCTCGTCGTAGGCGGCGGTGTCGGCCATCGTGTAGCCGTGCACAGCACCGGGGTACACCGCTGTGCGGCGCGGGACGCCCGCTGCATCCAGCGCCCCATCGAACGCCTCGATCTGTTCGGGGCTGTTGGACCGATCGGCATCGGCATGGCCGGCGAGGACGAAGGTCGCGGCACCGGGCAGGTCAAGATGCGGACTGTCGGGGGCGTCGGTCACGATCCCGCCGGTGTGGAACATGCCGACCACGGCGACGTCGTCGGGCAGGTGCGCCGCGGTGCGCAGCGCGAGGCGCCCGCCGAAGCAGTAGCCGGTGGTCGCGATCGGGCCGTCCGCTGCGCCGCCGATGCCGCGGAGCGCGTCGATCCACTCCTCAGCGTCGGCGCACACCACGTCGGCGCTGATGCTGCGCACGCGGTCCATCACGCCCGATGCCATGAAGGCTTCACGGTTCTCCGGCACCCGCAGATCGGATCGCGGAGCCAGGTCCTCGACGCTCCCGTCCCGCCAGAAGACGTTGGGTGCCAGCACGACGTAGCCCCACGACGCGATCCGGTCGGCCATCCGCTCGATCTGTGGGCGCAGGCCGATCGCGTCCATGTAGAGCAGCACCCCGGGACCAGCCGTCCCGGTCACATACGCCTCGGCCTCGCCGTCCGGCACCTCGAGCGCGATGTAGTCCGCCATGTCGAAAGACTAGGACCGCGGGCTCTGGTATTGATGCCCCATGCTGCTGCGCCGTCTGGAATACCTCGCCGCCTTGTCGCGCGAGAGCCACTTCGGCCGCGCCGCTGCGGAGTGCCATGTCACCCAGCCCGCGCTGTCGGCCGGCATCCGCAAACTGGAGTCCGAACTCGGCGTGCAGATCGTGCGGCGCGGTCAGCGGTTCGAGGGCTTCACGCCCGAGGGTGAGGAAGTGCTGCGCTGGGCCAAGCGGATCCTCGCCGAGCGTGAGTCCCTCGACCAGACGCTGACGAACA includes these proteins:
- a CDS encoding DUF1345 domain-containing protein, whose protein sequence is MSGAPRVKRPPLVATAVPRLLGALLAGIVAGAVAAAADAEIGVLTGIAVTGAAYVAVGWLVLWPMDAETTKVNVTHEDLRPVPTELVVAGAALAGLAGIVMLMLSGGDHAGRGPAALALAGVFLAWASLHLMYATRYAHLYYGGTPGGIDFNADPPPDAPAFRDFFYFSYNLGMTYQVSDTAVTSSAIRAVVLRHCLFSYVFGAAIIATTINLVVGIVAS
- the scpA gene encoding methylmalonyl-CoA mutase, encoding MSIPKSFGDQPLASTGATAGANGTPGIDPWRSPEGIDIKPFYGPDDLAGLDALDTWPGLSPFLRGPYPTMYTTQPWTVRQYAGFSTAEESNAFYRRNLAAGQKGLSVAFDLATHRGYDSDHPRVRGDVGMAGVAIDSIYDTRTLFEGIPLDQMSVSMTMNGAVLPVLALYIAAAEEQGVKPEQLSGTIQNDILKEFMVRNTYIYPPAPSMRIISDIFAFTSQRMPRYNSISISGYHMQEAGATADLELAYTLADGVEYIRAGLESGLTIDEFAPRLSFFWAIGMNFYMEIAKMRAARALWSRLVREFNPQNAKSLSLRTHSQTSGWSLTAQDVFNNVGRTAIEAMAATQGHTQSLHTNALDEAIALPTDFSARIARNTQLLLQQESGTTQTIDPWAGSYYVEKLTHDLAERAWAHIQEAEAAGGMAAAIEQGIPKMRIEEAAARTQARIDSGAQKVIGVNTFRLAVEDKLDVLKVDNDDVYRQQIAKLERLRAERNSQDVEDALHALTRSADSGDGNLLELAVAAARNKATVGEISDALEKTYGRHQAVIRTISGVYRDEADLANDGAGDSLVAQTRAATDEFAEAEGRRPRILVAKMGQDGHDRGQKVIVSAFADMGFDVDVGPLFSTPEEVAQQAIDADVHIVGVSSLAAGHLTLLPALKTALAEQGRDDIMVVIGGVIPPDDVPTLKEMGAAAVFLPGTVIAESALDLLAKLRADLDH
- a CDS encoding glycosyltransferase, coding for MKIVLATETFYPAVDSTTTTLKATADRLIDQGHTVRIIAPGPGLASYRGCDVVRVRPLEPTGAQIRDTIDTFGPDLVQVHSPRAIGRKALKHAARAGVPTLAVEQSPVLDLAADYWRAKVAERADQVLVTSPWMVERAAELGIEAQLWLPGVDPAAFTPALRDQWLHGSWSKAKSKEGRRVVVGYVGGLHKAAGVRRLVDLAAVPGIRLVVIGGGPEREWLARRLPDARFTGPLGVGDLTVAVPTLDLLVHPGEHETDCHALREAASAGVPVVAPRAGGARHVVSHLETGVLYNASDARDFARAVTAVAADPHRGLLGTAAREVAGRRTWTDAVDELIGSFYPAPLPVA
- a CDS encoding methylmalonyl-CoA mutase family protein — translated: MTETPLPLAQPEDVHTRADWEAATAAVLRKTRKLSDADPDTAVWDKLTRKTLDGIGITPIGTPADLEGVQTSGRPTRAGAWDIRARIAGPDAKSLNEQALVDLDGGVTSLWVQAGPETDLTALLNEVLLDLAPVVLDPTGDPVAVATAFLDAFETSSYTNLHPDTNLGVDPISASLRVSTGSTNERADFDQLVAVAKLAIDRGIRGVVVDATAAHDLGASDVQELGFSIFVATTYLRVLAEAGIEPAVAADLIEFRYAATDEQFPTIAKLRAARRLWARVLELSGVSTGSTTGVEQRQHAVTSRPMLTKYDPYVNMLRTTVAAFAAGVGGADAVTVLPFETPVGQPDLFGRRIARNVSHLLIDESHVAKVADPAGGAFAVEKLTDDLAVAAWAELGLLETDGLDAFRVRIEDVVARREAEIVTRKRPITGLTEFPNLAEVLPERAPSEDGASVRRYGASFEALRDAPAASPVFLATLGTVAQHTARATFVSNLLAAGGIAVDVAGPTAGVEEVVAAFGKQAVVCLAGTDDAYAEWGSAAAAALREAGAVHVIIAGKATDWADDSAAMGVDALAFLNRTREKLA
- a CDS encoding VWA domain-containing protein translates to MRAEKRVGRGATLGVVLLLIGAMAAFLLIRSDNSSDADACGDPSTVTVAAAPDIAPLVQKAVSALDGCATYAVRAVSSDQVVSTLVADKPDAPQLWIPDSAHWPAQVTAQGAQLTPLAEAVATTPVVLVGGPALDAPASWLAAFRSSRLTLQDPLSTGVGALSLAALRAEQAASGSSNEQIAQVLVPMAQRFSTTRLAPGADPFTSVSASSVGFVPATESAYVAAKRSNPMLTAVVPGTGTLLQSYPLLATTGATSEALEAGRELATYLTEGDGRSLVADHGLRSGDGTPQPGGAGLGKVATLPRPPATAVSADLRQWLVLSVPSSILVVMDVSGSMDFATPEGSRIDLAVEASRAALAAFQDNARIGLWAFSIDQGGKGTDHRELVPMRRLSAEVGSSTQRAALAGQVTRLPRLTTGGTGLYDTALAAYRSAVAAYDPAYFNSVVLLTDGANDDPDSLRLADLLTQLRSASNPAKPVRIIAVGISDDADMAALTKIAQATNGAAYPVQDPRDILAVLSQALLGR
- a CDS encoding dienelactone hydrolase family protein, translated to MADYIALEVPDGEAEAYVTGTAGPGVLLYMDAIGLRPQIERMADRIASWGYVVLAPNVFWRDGSVEDLAPRSDLRVPENREAFMASGVMDRVRSISADVVCADAEEWIDALRGIGGAADGPIATTGYCFGGRLALRTAAHLPDDVAVVGMFHTGGIVTDAPDSPHLDLPGAATFVLAGHADADRSNSPEQIEAFDGALDAAGVPRRTAVYPGAVHGYTMADTAAYDESSAERHYDELREALDRALKSS
- the meaB gene encoding methylmalonyl Co-A mutase-associated GTPase MeaB: MVVELVETLLEGIRSGSRAQMARAITLVESTAPRHREAARELLTRLAETPNSAATNPKSAMRVGISGVPGVGKSTFIEALGSQLTAAGHKVGVLAVDPSSVRTGGSVLGDKTRMNQLAADPNAFIRPSPSAGTLGGVARATTQSMAVLEAAGYDVVLVETVGVGQSEVTVAGMVDTFLFLTLARTGDQLQGIKKGILELADVIAVNKADGDREMEARGAARELAGALRLVRGHGEWAPPVVTCSGLTGDRVDEVWDQVQLHRDHLGVEGLARKRAEQQLEFTWALVRDELAQRLRHSKAVRAVQDDVRAAVLAGDLTAPLAADRLLAAYDTE